One Cryobacterium roopkundense genomic region harbors:
- a CDS encoding O-acetylhomoserine aminocarboxypropyltransferase/cysteine synthase family protein, giving the protein MADREYGFSTRAIHAGNIPDAVTGARALPIYQTSAFVFDDTADAAARFALQKYGNIYSRVANPTVAAFEERVASLEGGLGAVATSSGLAAQFITFSSLAGAGDHIVSSANLYGGSITQLDVTLRRFGIDTTFVQSADPADYAAAITEKTKFIFSETVANPSGEVADIEGLAAVAHAAGIPLIIDSTIATPYLCRPLEWGADIVIHSATKFLGGHGTTLGGVVVESGRFNWDSEKFPLFTEPVPSYGGLEWSGNFGEYAFLTRLRSEQLRDIGPTLAPHSAFLLAQGVETLPYRMQAHINNARTVAEWLDADPRIDYVNWAGLPSHPHHERAKKYLPKDPGSVFSFGVRGGRDTGRTFIESVDLASHLANIGDAKTLVIHPASTTHAQLNEQQLVAAGALPGLVRISVGIEDVADIIYDLDQALTRATGGAL; this is encoded by the coding sequence ATGGCAGATCGCGAGTATGGCTTCTCAACGCGTGCAATTCACGCGGGCAACATCCCCGATGCGGTAACCGGCGCCCGCGCCTTGCCCATCTACCAAACGAGCGCCTTCGTCTTCGACGACACGGCGGATGCCGCCGCGCGGTTCGCCCTGCAGAAGTACGGCAACATCTACTCCCGCGTGGCCAACCCCACTGTGGCCGCGTTCGAGGAACGCGTCGCGAGCCTCGAAGGAGGACTCGGTGCCGTCGCTACCTCGAGCGGACTCGCCGCCCAGTTCATCACCTTCTCGAGCCTCGCCGGTGCGGGCGACCACATCGTCTCGAGCGCAAACCTCTACGGCGGCTCGATCACCCAGCTCGACGTCACCCTGCGTCGTTTCGGAATCGACACGACTTTCGTGCAGAGCGCCGACCCCGCCGACTACGCCGCGGCGATCACCGAGAAGACCAAATTCATCTTCTCCGAAACCGTGGCAAACCCCTCGGGCGAGGTCGCCGACATCGAAGGACTCGCCGCCGTCGCCCACGCCGCCGGCATTCCGCTCATCATCGACTCGACCATCGCCACGCCGTACCTCTGCCGCCCCCTCGAATGGGGCGCCGACATCGTGATTCACTCCGCTACCAAATTCCTCGGCGGGCACGGCACGACCCTCGGCGGCGTGGTCGTGGAGAGCGGACGGTTCAACTGGGACAGCGAGAAGTTCCCGTTGTTCACCGAGCCGGTTCCGAGCTACGGCGGCCTGGAGTGGTCGGGCAACTTCGGCGAGTACGCCTTCCTCACGCGCCTGCGTTCCGAGCAGCTGCGCGACATCGGCCCGACACTTGCCCCACACTCCGCCTTCCTGCTCGCCCAAGGCGTGGAGACGCTGCCGTATCGCATGCAGGCGCACATCAACAACGCCCGCACCGTGGCTGAGTGGCTCGACGCCGATCCGCGCATCGACTACGTGAACTGGGCCGGCCTGCCGAGCCATCCGCACCACGAACGCGCGAAGAAGTACCTACCCAAAGACCCCGGTTCGGTCTTCAGCTTCGGTGTGAGGGGCGGCCGCGACACCGGACGCACGTTCATCGAGTCGGTCGACCTGGCCAGCCACCTCGCCAACATCGGGGACGCCAAGACTCTCGTCATCCACCCGGCGTCGACGACGCACGCGCAGCTAAACGAGCAGCAGCTCGTGGCGGCCGGCGCGCTGCCCGGCCTCGTGCGCATCAGCGTAGGCATTGAAGATGTGGCAGACATCATCTACGATCTCGACCAGGCTCTGACCCGAGCCACTGGAGGTGCACTGTGA
- a CDS encoding DMT family transporter: MSWFILIASGILEAVWATALGKSEGFTKLWPSVVFGVTLLLSMGGLALAMRDIPIGTAYAIWVGIGAALTVTWAMAFGGEPTSVLKVLLILGLIGCVIGLKLVDDSH; the protein is encoded by the coding sequence ATGTCCTGGTTCATCCTTATCGCGTCCGGAATTCTTGAAGCCGTCTGGGCGACCGCCCTCGGCAAGTCAGAGGGATTCACCAAACTGTGGCCGTCCGTCGTCTTCGGTGTCACCCTGCTTCTGAGCATGGGCGGCCTCGCGCTGGCCATGCGTGACATTCCCATCGGCACCGCTTACGCGATCTGGGTGGGAATCGGCGCGGCCCTCACCGTGACCTGGGCAATGGCCTTCGGCGGCGAGCCCACGTCGGTGCTTAAGGTGCTGCTCATCCTCGGCCTGATCGGCTGCGTCATCGGGCTCAAGCTCGTCGACGACAGCCACTGA
- a CDS encoding YeiH family protein — MWLPGVLVAAAAALLSWALHSLIPAAPLLTIAVVLGIIAGQLPALRRPLAGTLAPGLSVAGQRFMRLGIVLLGLKLSLGDIAGLGWVTIATTVVIVLVTFAGTLGLGRLFGLPGHQPLLIASGFSICGASAIGAMSGVVKAKDEDAATSIALVTLCGTLAIAVLPALWHPLGLSPAEFGHWVGAGVHDVGQVVATAQVAGPAALAIAVVVKLTRVLMLAPIVAVASVVERRRPTPTGDSPAKTPLMPLFVVGFIATVVLASVVPLPTPVLEAADAVQTALLAMALFGLGSAVRLLALVRTGWRALVVGLLSWVLVAALAYGAVHLG; from the coding sequence ATGTGGCTGCCTGGCGTGCTCGTCGCGGCCGCCGCCGCCCTGCTCTCCTGGGCCTTGCACTCCCTCATTCCGGCGGCTCCCCTCCTGACCATCGCCGTCGTTCTCGGCATCATCGCGGGCCAGCTGCCCGCGCTGCGCCGCCCGCTCGCGGGCACGCTCGCCCCGGGCCTGTCCGTGGCCGGCCAACGGTTCATGCGCCTCGGTATCGTGCTCCTCGGGCTCAAGCTCAGCCTCGGGGACATCGCGGGGCTCGGCTGGGTCACCATTGCCACGACGGTGGTTATCGTTCTCGTCACGTTCGCCGGCACCCTGGGCCTCGGCCGTCTGTTCGGCCTGCCGGGGCATCAGCCGTTGCTGATCGCGAGCGGCTTCTCCATCTGCGGCGCCTCGGCGATCGGAGCGATGAGCGGCGTGGTGAAAGCCAAGGACGAGGACGCGGCCACGTCCATAGCGCTCGTGACCCTGTGCGGAACCCTCGCGATCGCCGTGTTGCCGGCGCTGTGGCATCCGCTCGGCCTGTCACCGGCAGAATTCGGGCATTGGGTGGGCGCGGGGGTGCACGACGTGGGCCAGGTCGTGGCCACGGCCCAGGTGGCCGGCCCGGCCGCCCTGGCCATCGCCGTCGTCGTGAAACTCACCCGCGTGCTCATGCTCGCCCCTATCGTGGCAGTGGCGTCGGTCGTGGAACGCCGCCGCCCCACTCCGACGGGTGACTCCCCCGCTAAAACCCCGCTCATGCCCCTGTTCGTGGTCGGGTTCATCGCCACGGTGGTGCTGGCCAGCGTCGTTCCGCTGCCGACACCCGTGCTGGAAGCGGCCGACGCTGTGCAAACCGCCCTGCTCGCCATGGCCCTGTTCGGGCTCGGTTCCGCGGTGCGGCTGCTCGCGCTCGTGCGCACCGGCTGGCGCGCACTCGTGGTGGGCCTACTGTCCTGGGTGCTCGTGGCCGCCCTCGCCTACGGCGCGGTCCACCTCGGCTAG
- a CDS encoding fatty acid desaturase family protein gives MSEATAAPAVRIIRTRPGGDKKNPTSEYSSLLHTVRNLGLLGRRTGFYWMVFSILVVATGGAVTGFVLLGDTWYQLLIAAALGIIFTQFAFLAHEASHRAVFQSGKANDRAGRILANLFVGISYAWWMTKHSRHHANPNVIGKDPDIEPDFIVFREEDAAKVSWLGSFVTRKQGYLFFPLLMFEGFNLHVQGFKTVFGKHKVDSRAVEISMLVTRIVLYVAVIFFFLPLGMAFAFIGVQLAVFGVYMGASFAPNHKGMPQLPAESKVDFLRRQVLTSRNIRGGTFIDTYMGGLNYQVEHHLFPNMARPHLRKAQEITKEYCESHNIKYTETGVFESYGIVIEYLNKVGLAARDPFDCPMVARFRYR, from the coding sequence ATGTCGGAAGCTACCGCCGCACCCGCGGTCCGCATTATTCGGACCCGCCCGGGTGGAGACAAGAAGAACCCCACGAGCGAGTACTCCTCGTTGCTGCACACTGTGCGCAATCTGGGCCTCCTCGGACGACGCACCGGCTTCTACTGGATGGTCTTTTCGATCCTGGTCGTCGCGACCGGCGGAGCCGTGACCGGCTTCGTCCTGCTCGGCGACACGTGGTACCAGCTGCTCATCGCCGCGGCCCTCGGCATTATCTTCACGCAGTTCGCGTTCCTGGCCCACGAGGCCTCGCACCGCGCTGTCTTCCAGTCCGGCAAAGCAAACGACCGGGCCGGCCGCATTCTCGCGAACCTGTTCGTGGGAATCAGCTACGCCTGGTGGATGACCAAGCACAGCCGCCACCACGCGAACCCCAACGTGATCGGCAAAGACCCCGACATCGAGCCCGACTTCATTGTGTTCCGCGAGGAAGACGCCGCGAAGGTCAGCTGGCTCGGGTCGTTCGTCACACGCAAGCAGGGCTATCTCTTCTTTCCCCTTTTGATGTTCGAAGGCTTCAACCTTCACGTGCAGGGCTTCAAGACTGTCTTCGGCAAGCACAAGGTCGACAGCCGCGCCGTCGAAATCTCCATGCTCGTCACGCGCATCGTGCTGTACGTCGCTGTGATCTTCTTCTTTCTGCCGCTCGGCATGGCGTTCGCCTTCATCGGTGTTCAGCTCGCCGTGTTCGGTGTCTACATGGGGGCGTCGTTTGCCCCGAACCACAAGGGAATGCCGCAACTGCCCGCCGAGAGCAAGGTGGACTTTCTGCGCCGCCAGGTTCTCACCTCGCGCAACATTCGCGGTGGCACCTTCATCGACACGTATATGGGCGGCCTGAACTACCAGGTTGAGCACCACCTGTTCCCGAACATGGCCCGCCCGCACCTGCGCAAGGCCCAGGAAATCACCAAGGAATACTGCGAGTCGCACAACATCAAGTACACCGAGACCGGCGTCTTCGAGTCGTACGGCATCGTCATCGAGTACCTGAACAAGGTTGGCCTCGCCGCCCGCGACCCGTTCGACTGCCCCATGGTGGCCCGGTTCCGTTACCGGTAG